One genomic region from Enterobacter hormaechei ATCC 49162 encodes:
- the topA gene encoding type I DNA topoisomerase produces MGKALVIVESPAKAKTINKYLGNDYVVKSSVGHIRDLPTSGSASKKSADSTSTKGAKKPKKDERSALVNRMGVNPWHNWDAQYEVLPGKEKVVNELKQLAEKADHIYLATDLDREGEAIAWHLREVIGGDDKRYSRVVFNEITKNAIRQAFEKPGELNIDRVNAQQARRFMDRVVGYMVSPLLWKKVARGLSAGRVQSVAVRLVVEREREIKAFVPEEFWEVDANVTTPGGDALPLQVSHHHDKPFRPENRDQTMAAVALLEKARYQVLDREDKPTSSKPGAPFITSTLQQAASTRLGYGVKKTMMMAQRLYEAGYITYMRTDSTNLSQDAVNMVRGYIEDNFGKKYLPDSPNQYASKENSQEAHEAIRPSDVSVLAESLKDMEADAQKLYQLIWRQFVACQMTPAKYDSTTLTVGAGDFRLKARGRILRFDGWTKVMPALRKGDEDRTLPSVNKGDELSLVDLVPAQHFTKPPARFSEASLVKELEKRGIGRPSTYASIISTIQDRGYVRVENRRFYAEKMGEIVTDRLEANFRELMNYDFTAQMEDSLDEVASHKAEWKKVLDSFFSDFTNQLEKAEKDPEEGGMLPNQMVLTSIDCPTCGRKMGIRTATTGVFLGCSGYALSPKERCKTTINLVPENEVLNVLEGDDAETNALRAKRRCKKCGTAMDSYLIDPKRKLHVCGNNPTCDGYAIEEGEFRIKGYDGPIVECEKCGSEMHLKMGRFGKYMACTNDDCKNTRKILRNGEVAPPKEDPVPLPELPCEKSDAYFVLRDGAAGVFLAANTFPKSRETRAPLVEELYRFRDRLPEKLRYLADAPQQDPEGNKTVVRFSRKTKQQYVAAEKEGKATGWSAFFVDGKWVEGKK; encoded by the coding sequence ATGGGTAAAGCTCTCGTCATCGTTGAGTCCCCGGCAAAAGCCAAAACGATCAATAAATATCTGGGCAATGACTACGTGGTTAAGTCCAGCGTTGGTCACATTCGCGATTTGCCGACCAGTGGCTCAGCCAGCAAAAAGAGCGCAGACTCTACCTCCACCAAAGGGGCTAAAAAGCCTAAAAAGGATGAACGTAGCGCGCTTGTCAACCGCATGGGTGTTAACCCATGGCACAACTGGGATGCACAATACGAAGTGCTGCCAGGCAAAGAAAAAGTCGTTAATGAGCTGAAACAGCTCGCTGAAAAAGCAGACCACATTTATCTCGCAACCGACCTTGACCGCGAAGGGGAGGCCATCGCATGGCACCTGCGGGAAGTGATCGGGGGTGATGACAAACGCTACAGCCGCGTAGTGTTTAACGAAATTACGAAGAATGCGATTCGTCAGGCGTTTGAGAAGCCGGGTGAACTGAATATTGACCGTGTTAACGCTCAGCAGGCGCGTCGCTTTATGGACCGCGTTGTAGGCTACATGGTCTCGCCGTTGCTGTGGAAAAAGGTTGCTCGCGGCCTGTCTGCGGGGCGTGTGCAGTCCGTGGCGGTTCGTCTTGTTGTAGAACGTGAACGTGAAATCAAAGCGTTCGTCCCGGAAGAGTTCTGGGAAGTGGATGCGAATGTCACCACGCCGGGCGGCGATGCGCTGCCGTTGCAGGTGAGTCACCACCACGACAAACCGTTCCGTCCTGAGAATCGCGATCAGACCATGGCCGCCGTGGCGCTGCTGGAAAAAGCGCGTTATCAGGTTCTGGATCGTGAAGACAAACCGACCAGCAGCAAGCCTGGCGCTCCGTTTATCACGTCAACTCTCCAGCAGGCGGCAAGCACGCGTCTGGGTTACGGCGTGAAGAAAACCATGATGATGGCCCAGCGTTTGTATGAAGCGGGTTACATTACCTACATGCGTACTGACTCCACCAACCTGAGCCAGGACGCTGTCAACATGGTGCGCGGCTATATTGAGGACAACTTCGGTAAGAAATACCTGCCGGATAGTCCTAATCAGTACGCCAGCAAAGAGAATTCTCAGGAAGCGCACGAAGCGATTCGTCCTTCTGACGTTTCCGTCCTGGCAGAATCGCTGAAAGATATGGAAGCGGACGCCCAGAAGCTGTATCAGCTGATCTGGCGCCAGTTCGTGGCCTGCCAGATGACGCCAGCAAAATACGACTCCACCACGCTGACCGTTGGTGCGGGCGACTTCCGCCTGAAAGCGCGTGGCCGTATTCTGCGCTTCGACGGCTGGACCAAAGTGATGCCTGCGCTGCGTAAAGGTGATGAAGACAGAACGCTGCCTTCAGTCAACAAAGGTGACGAGCTGTCGCTGGTTGATCTGGTCCCGGCTCAGCACTTCACCAAGCCACCTGCGCGTTTCAGCGAAGCCTCGCTGGTGAAAGAGCTGGAAAAACGCGGCATTGGTCGCCCGTCTACATATGCGTCAATCATTTCGACCATTCAGGATCGTGGCTACGTTCGCGTTGAGAACCGTCGTTTCTATGCTGAAAAAATGGGTGAGATTGTCACCGACCGCCTGGAAGCGAACTTCCGCGAGTTGATGAACTATGACTTCACCGCGCAGATGGAAGACAGCCTCGATGAGGTTGCCAGCCATAAGGCGGAGTGGAAAAAAGTTCTCGACAGCTTCTTCAGCGATTTTACCAACCAGCTTGAGAAAGCTGAGAAAGATCCTGAAGAGGGCGGCATGCTGCCTAACCAGATGGTACTGACCAGCATCGACTGCCCAACCTGTGGCCGTAAAATGGGGATCCGTACCGCAACCACGGGCGTGTTCCTCGGCTGTTCCGGATATGCACTGTCGCCGAAAGAGCGTTGCAAAACCACCATCAACCTCGTGCCGGAGAACGAAGTTCTCAACGTGCTGGAAGGTGACGATGCGGAAACCAACGCACTGCGCGCAAAACGCCGCTGTAAGAAATGCGGCACGGCGATGGACAGCTACCTGATCGATCCAAAACGTAAACTGCACGTTTGTGGTAATAACCCGACCTGCGATGGTTATGCGATCGAAGAAGGTGAGTTCCGCATCAAGGGCTATGACGGTCCGATCGTTGAGTGTGAGAAGTGTGGTTCCGAAATGCACCTGAAAATGGGACGCTTCGGTAAGTACATGGCATGCACCAACGACGACTGTAAAAATACGCGTAAGATCCTGCGTAACGGTGAAGTTGCCCCGCCGAAGGAAGATCCGGTTCCGCTTCCTGAGCTGCCGTGCGAGAAGTCTGACGCTTATTTCGTGCTGCGTGACGGCGCTGCCGGGGTATTCCTGGCGGCCAACACCTTCCCGAAATCGCGCGAAACCCGCGCGCCGCTGGTAGAAGAGCTGTACCGCTTCCGCGATCGTCTGCCGGAGAAACTGCGTTACCTGGCCGATGCGCCACAGCAGGATCCGGAAGGCAACAAAACTGTGGTGCGCTTCAGCCGCAAAACGAAGCAGCAGTACGTTGCGGCTGAAAAAGAGGGTAAAGCGACCGGCTGGTCAGCCTTCTTTGTCGACGGTAAATGGGTTGAAGGCAAAAAATAA
- the rluB gene encoding 23S rRNA pseudouridine(2605) synthase RluB, with amino-acid sequence MSEKLQKVLARAGHGSRREIEAIIEAGRVSVDGKIATLGDRVEIVPGLKIRIDGHLISVKESAEQICRVLAYYKPEGELCTRNDPEGRPTVFDRLPKLRGARWIAVGRLDVNTCGLLLFTTDGELANRLMHPSREVEREYAVRVFGQVDENKLRDLSRGVQLEDGPAAFKTIKFTGGEGINQWYNVTLTEGRNREVRRLWEAVGVQVSRLIRVRYGDILLPKGLPRGGYTELDLTQTNYLRDLVGLTPETTSKVAVEKDRRRMKANQIRRAVKRHSQVSSNRRSGSRNNNG; translated from the coding sequence ATGAGCGAGAAGTTACAGAAAGTGCTGGCGCGCGCTGGCCACGGTTCGCGCCGTGAAATCGAAGCCATTATTGAAGCAGGCCGCGTGAGTGTGGACGGTAAAATCGCCACGCTCGGTGACCGCGTAGAAATCGTACCGGGGCTTAAGATCCGCATTGACGGCCATCTTATCTCCGTGAAAGAGTCTGCTGAACAGATCTGCCGCGTGCTGGCTTACTACAAGCCGGAAGGCGAACTGTGTACCCGCAACGATCCGGAAGGCCGCCCGACGGTGTTTGACCGTCTGCCAAAACTGCGTGGCGCCCGCTGGATTGCCGTGGGGCGTCTGGACGTGAACACCTGCGGCCTGCTGCTGTTCACCACTGATGGTGAACTGGCAAACCGTCTTATGCACCCGAGCCGTGAAGTGGAACGTGAATACGCCGTTCGTGTTTTCGGCCAGGTTGATGAGAACAAACTGCGCGATCTGTCGCGTGGCGTTCAGCTTGAAGACGGTCCTGCGGCGTTCAAAACCATCAAATTTACCGGTGGTGAAGGCATTAACCAGTGGTACAACGTTACCCTGACAGAGGGACGTAACCGCGAGGTGCGTCGTCTGTGGGAGGCGGTCGGTGTGCAGGTAAGCCGTTTGATTCGCGTTCGCTATGGCGACATTCTGCTACCAAAAGGTCTGCCACGCGGTGGGTATACCGAGCTGGATCTGACGCAAACCAACTATCTGCGCGATCTGGTTGGCCTGACGCCAGAAACCACATCGAAAGTGGCGGTGGAAAAAGATCGTCGTCGCATGAAGGCGAATCAGATCCGCCGGGCGGTGAAGCGTCACAGCCAGGTCAGCAGCAATCGCCGCTCTGGCAGCCGGAATAATAACGGTTAA
- a CDS encoding YciK family oxidoreductase: MHYQPQKNLLQNRIILVTGASDGIGREAALTYSEYGASLILLGRNEEKLKAVAREIENASGTPTPWYTLDLLTCTPASCQALAQRISTHYPRLDGVLHNAGLLGEVRPMDEQDPEIWQQVMQVNVNGTFFLTQALLPLLLNSDSGSLVFTSSSVGRQGRANWGAYAASKFATEGMMQVLAEEYQSRHLRVNCINPGGTRTKMRASAFPTEDPQKLKTPADIMPLYLWLMGDDSRRKTGMTFDAQPGRKPGISQ; this comes from the coding sequence GTGCATTATCAGCCACAAAAAAACCTTCTACAGAACCGCATCATTCTGGTTACCGGAGCCAGCGACGGGATTGGTCGCGAAGCGGCCCTGACCTATTCTGAATACGGTGCGAGCCTGATTCTGCTGGGACGTAATGAAGAAAAGCTCAAAGCCGTCGCCCGTGAAATCGAAAACGCCAGCGGTACGCCCACGCCCTGGTATACGCTCGATCTGTTGACCTGCACGCCAGCGTCATGTCAGGCCCTTGCCCAGCGCATTAGCACGCATTATCCACGTCTGGACGGCGTGCTGCATAACGCGGGTTTACTGGGCGAAGTGCGCCCGATGGATGAACAGGATCCGGAGATTTGGCAGCAGGTGATGCAGGTTAACGTCAACGGGACATTTTTCCTGACCCAGGCCTTGCTTCCTTTATTACTTAACTCCGATTCCGGTTCGCTGGTGTTTACCTCCTCCAGCGTGGGGCGTCAGGGTCGTGCGAACTGGGGGGCTTACGCAGCCTCAAAATTTGCCACTGAAGGAATGATGCAGGTACTGGCCGAAGAGTACCAGAGCCGCCACCTGCGGGTTAACTGTATTAACCCGGGCGGTACGCGCACCAAAATGCGCGCCAGCGCGTTCCCGACAGAAGATCCGCAGAAGCTCAAAACCCCGGCCGATATCATGCCCCTTTACCTGTGGCTGATGGGTGACGACAGCCGTCGCAAAACCGGAATGACTTTTGATGCCCAGCCAGGCCGTAAACCGGGGATATCGCAATGA
- the sohB gene encoding protease SohB, which translates to MELLSQYGLFLAKIATVVIAIAVIAVLIVNLTQRKRQRGELRITRLSEQYKEMQEEMSLALLDDHQQKLWLKAQKKKHKQDAKAAKAKAKLATPQADAKPRVYVLDFKGSMDAHEVSSLREEVTAVLAVATAQDQVVVRLESPGGVVHGYGLAASQLQRLREKQIPLTVAVDKVAASGGYMMACVADKIVAAPFSIIGSIGVVAQIPNFNRFLKNKEIDIELHTAGQYKRTLTLLGENTEEGRQKFREDLNETHHLFKDFVHRMRPMLDIEQVATGEHWYGTQAQEKGLVDEVGTSDDLLINLMEGRELVGVRFTRRKRLMDRFTNSAAESADRLLLRWLQRGQKPLL; encoded by the coding sequence GTGGAATTACTTTCTCAATATGGGTTGTTTTTGGCCAAAATCGCGACGGTGGTTATTGCTATCGCGGTGATCGCCGTTCTGATTGTCAACCTGACGCAGCGTAAGCGTCAGCGTGGTGAGTTACGCATTACCCGCCTGAGTGAGCAGTATAAAGAGATGCAGGAGGAGATGTCTCTGGCGCTGCTGGACGATCATCAACAGAAGCTGTGGCTAAAGGCCCAGAAGAAAAAACATAAGCAGGACGCCAAAGCCGCGAAGGCGAAAGCAAAGCTCGCTACGCCACAGGCTGACGCAAAGCCGCGCGTTTATGTGCTCGATTTTAAAGGTAGCATGGATGCGCATGAAGTCTCCTCTCTGCGCGAAGAAGTGACGGCGGTGCTGGCTGTAGCGACAGCGCAGGATCAGGTGGTGGTACGCCTTGAAAGCCCGGGCGGGGTCGTGCATGGGTATGGACTGGCGGCTTCGCAGTTACAACGTCTGCGGGAGAAACAGATCCCGCTCACCGTGGCGGTCGATAAGGTTGCGGCGAGCGGCGGCTATATGATGGCGTGCGTGGCGGATAAAATCGTCGCGGCACCGTTCTCGATTATCGGCTCGATTGGGGTGGTCGCGCAGATCCCTAACTTTAATCGTTTCCTGAAAAACAAAGAGATCGACATCGAACTGCACACGGCAGGTCAGTACAAACGCACGCTGACGCTGCTCGGTGAAAATACCGAAGAGGGACGGCAGAAGTTCCGGGAAGACCTGAATGAAACCCACCATCTGTTCAAAGATTTCGTGCACCGCATGCGCCCAATGCTGGATATTGAGCAGGTGGCGACAGGCGAACACTGGTACGGCACACAGGCGCAGGAGAAAGGGCTGGTGGATGAAGTGGGTACCAGCGACGACCTGCTGATCAACCTGATGGAAGGCCGCGAGCTGGTGGGGGTGCGCTTCACCCGACGCAAGCGCCTCATGGACCGTTTTACTAACAGTGCGGCAGAAAGTGCGGACCGTCTGCTGCTACGCTGGTTGCAGCGCGGACAAAAGCCGCTGCTGTAA
- a CDS encoding YciN family protein gives MQNTTQPIDRASLLIEANKLIRDHEDTLAGIEATGVEQRNGVLVFSGEYFLDEQGLPTPKSTAVFNMFKYLAHTLSEKYHLVD, from the coding sequence ATGCAGAATACAACCCAACCCATTGACCGAGCTTCTCTGCTTATCGAAGCAAACAAACTCATTCGCGACCATGAAGACACCCTGGCGGGGATTGAAGCGACTGGCGTGGAACAACGTAATGGCGTGCTGGTATTCAGCGGTGAATACTTCCTTGATGAACAAGGGTTACCCACCCCGAAAAGCACCGCCGTGTTTAACATGTTTAAATACCTGGCGCATACCCTCTCAGAGAAGTACCACCTGGTCGATTAA
- the cysB gene encoding HTH-type transcriptional regulator CysB, with the protein MKLQQLRYIVEVVNHNLNVSSTAEGLYTSQPGISKQVRMLEDELGIQIFARSGKHLTQVTPAGQEIIRIAREVLSKVDAIKSVAGEHTWPDKGSLYIATTHTQARYALPGVIKGFIERYPRVSLHMHQGSPTQIAEAVSKGNADFAIATEALHLYDDLVMLPCYHWNRSIVVTPDHPLAGKGEVTIEELAQYPLVTYTFGFTGRSELDTAFNRAGLTPRIVFTATDADVIKTYVRLGLGVGVIASMAVDPVSDPDLVRLDAHDIFSHSTTKIGFRRSTFLRSYMYDFIQRFAPHLTRDVVDTAVALRSNEDIEEMFKDIKLPAK; encoded by the coding sequence ATGAAATTACAGCAGCTTCGCTATATCGTTGAGGTCGTCAATCATAACCTCAATGTCTCTTCCACCGCAGAAGGTCTTTATACCTCACAGCCCGGCATCAGTAAGCAGGTGCGTATGCTGGAGGATGAGTTAGGTATTCAGATATTTGCCCGCAGTGGTAAGCACCTGACTCAGGTCACGCCAGCAGGACAGGAAATTATTCGCATCGCACGGGAAGTGCTCTCCAAAGTCGACGCCATTAAATCCGTCGCCGGGGAACATACCTGGCCGGATAAAGGCTCTCTGTATATTGCCACCACGCACACCCAGGCGCGTTATGCGCTTCCCGGGGTCATCAAAGGTTTCATCGAACGCTATCCCCGCGTTTCCCTGCATATGCACCAGGGTTCGCCGACGCAAATCGCAGAGGCCGTGTCAAAAGGTAATGCAGACTTTGCTATCGCGACCGAAGCCCTTCATCTGTACGATGATCTGGTCATGCTGCCGTGCTACCACTGGAACCGCTCCATTGTCGTGACTCCTGACCACCCGCTGGCAGGGAAGGGAGAAGTGACAATTGAAGAGCTGGCGCAATATCCGCTGGTGACCTATACCTTTGGCTTTACGGGCCGTTCCGAGCTGGACACCGCGTTTAACCGCGCCGGATTAACACCACGGATTGTCTTTACGGCGACAGACGCGGACGTCATAAAAACGTACGTGCGTCTGGGCCTGGGCGTGGGGGTTATTGCCAGTATGGCGGTGGATCCAGTATCAGACCCGGATCTGGTGCGTCTGGATGCGCATGATATTTTCAGCCACAGCACCACCAAGATAGGTTTTCGCCGCAGCACGTTCCTGCGCAGCTATATGTATGATTTTATTCAACGCTTCGCGCCCCATTTAACGCGGGACGTGGTGGATACCGCTGTGGCGTTACGCTCTAATGAAGACATAGAAGAGATGTTTAAAGACATCAAACTTCCCGCCAAATAA
- a CDS encoding primase-helicase family protein, with amino-acid sequence MNPKLQIEKLIDHLQKQKYAFISAQGKILLHHIPTNTNHGLDILEREYYLSTGEQWRRSYLNLLWDHIPFIKVNEFNPTQPYGIDQNGTLNTFRRWRSDKTPAADLTLWHSYLARLFPDQTDRATVSAYMAHMFQHPEQRPSWHIVIPSDTGTGKGFLFNQILSPLLMHQTTLYSNYSTLTSVHNDAMARTILILFDDPPPATRNMADRLKSIQTEPVIEINRKYEQPRKVPTFTRFFTFSNSESPIEVEANDRRHYCTHYIRHKVSREETAEFITCLAEWLAVGGLEAVHAWLMAYPLSEFTPYRPPYSVALERMKQASITEEQNEAEIFTGENPAFAFKAFHDACPSFPRPQDASQWLRDNGYVSARVNTRAGLKSVWYRAPQDGSGKIPESALSWFVDKYYPTPTK; translated from the coding sequence ATGAATCCAAAGCTACAAATAGAAAAGCTGATTGACCATCTACAGAAACAGAAATACGCTTTTATCTCCGCTCAAGGTAAAATACTTCTCCACCACATCCCCACTAACACAAATCACGGTCTGGACATTCTCGAACGGGAATACTATTTATCGACTGGTGAGCAGTGGCGACGAAGTTATTTAAACCTACTCTGGGATCACATTCCTTTTATCAAGGTGAATGAATTCAACCCGACGCAGCCCTACGGTATCGACCAGAACGGCACACTGAACACATTCAGGCGCTGGCGCAGTGATAAGACACCAGCGGCAGATCTGACACTATGGCACTCCTACCTGGCCCGACTCTTCCCCGACCAGACAGACCGCGCCACAGTGAGCGCGTACATGGCGCACATGTTCCAGCACCCGGAACAGCGCCCAAGCTGGCACATCGTGATCCCAAGCGACACCGGAACGGGCAAGGGTTTTTTGTTCAATCAAATCTTGTCACCGCTCCTGATGCACCAGACAACGCTGTACAGCAATTACAGCACCCTAACCAGCGTCCATAACGATGCTATGGCCCGTACAATCCTGATCCTGTTTGATGACCCGCCGCCAGCCACGCGCAACATGGCAGACCGTCTAAAGAGCATTCAGACAGAACCGGTTATCGAAATTAACCGGAAGTACGAACAGCCCCGTAAAGTGCCAACATTTACAAGATTCTTCACCTTTTCAAACAGTGAAAGTCCGATTGAAGTGGAGGCGAATGACCGCCGCCATTATTGCACTCACTACATACGCCACAAGGTGAGCAGGGAGGAAACCGCCGAGTTTATCACCTGCCTTGCGGAGTGGCTCGCCGTTGGCGGTCTGGAAGCCGTACACGCCTGGCTAATGGCTTACCCCTTGTCCGAGTTCACCCCTTATCGCCCACCTTACAGCGTGGCGCTGGAACGCATGAAACAAGCCAGCATCACCGAAGAGCAGAACGAAGCGGAGATCTTCACTGGAGAGAATCCGGCGTTTGCATTCAAGGCATTCCATGATGCTTGTCCATCGTTCCCGCGACCACAGGATGCGAGTCAATGGTTACGTGACAACGGCTATGTCAGTGCCAGAGTGAACACCAGAGCAGGGTTAAAATCAGTTTGGTATCGAGCGCCGCAGGACGGCAGCGGGAAAATCCCGGAGAGCGCCCTTTCCTGGTTTGTCGATAAATACTATCCAACCCCGACGAAATGA
- a CDS encoding YmiA family putative membrane protein, with the protein MRLAMPSGSEEPQRDPALKRKAWLAVFLGSALFWVVVALLVWNYWG; encoded by the coding sequence ATGAGGTTAGCAATGCCGTCAGGAAGTGAAGAACCGCAAAGGGATCCCGCGCTTAAGCGTAAAGCCTGGCTGGCGGTATTTCTTGGCTCTGCCCTGTTCTGGGTGGTGGTTGCTCTTCTTGTCTGGAATTACTGGGGTTGA
- the ymiC gene encoding small membrane protein YmiC, protein MNNMTTVKYWSWLGVFSASILFWCQLLWLALH, encoded by the coding sequence ATGAATAACATGACAACCGTAAAATACTGGTCATGGCTCGGCGTATTCTCGGCGTCGATCCTCTTCTGGTGTCAGCTTCTCTGGCTGGCCTTACACTAA
- the cobO gene encoding cob(I)yrinic acid a,c-diamide adenosyltransferase, whose translation MSEDRHQQRQQRLKEQVDARVVAAQDERGIVIVFTGNGKGKTTAAFGTATRAVGHGQKVGVIQFIKGEWPNGERNLLEPHGVEFQVMATGFTWDTQNRETDTAACLAVWEHAKRMLSDPSLNMVLLDEITYMVAYDYLPLEEVLEALRNRPAHQTAIVTGRGCHRDILELADTVSELRPVKHAFDAGIKAQIGIDY comes from the coding sequence ATGAGTGAAGATCGTCATCAGCAGCGCCAGCAGCGTCTGAAAGAACAGGTTGATGCACGTGTGGTGGCCGCTCAGGACGAGCGCGGGATCGTCATCGTCTTTACCGGCAACGGCAAAGGCAAAACCACCGCCGCCTTTGGTACCGCCACCCGCGCAGTCGGGCATGGGCAGAAAGTGGGTGTGATCCAGTTTATCAAGGGTGAATGGCCCAACGGCGAGCGCAATCTGCTCGAACCGCATGGCGTTGAGTTCCAGGTGATGGCGACCGGTTTTACCTGGGATACCCAGAACCGGGAAACCGATACCGCAGCCTGCCTCGCCGTCTGGGAGCATGCCAAAAGAATGCTCTCCGACCCGTCGCTAAACATGGTATTGCTGGATGAAATCACCTATATGGTGGCCTATGACTACCTGCCGCTGGAAGAGGTGCTTGAAGCGCTAAGGAATCGTCCTGCGCACCAGACGGCGATCGTCACCGGGCGTGGGTGTCATCGGGATATTCTGGAGCTGGCAGATACCGTCAGCGAACTGCGTCCGGTTAAGCATGCGTTCGATGCGGGTATCAAGGCGCAAATTGGCATTGATTACTAA